From a single Capsicum annuum cultivar UCD-10X-F1 chromosome 12, UCD10Xv1.1, whole genome shotgun sequence genomic region:
- the LOC124889778 gene encoding uncharacterized protein LOC124889778, which translates to ECKFSDSRQEDDVVVKMESQTICKRDSFKYLGSMIQGNGEIDEDVFHRIGAGWMKWRLASGSLCNKKMPLKLKGKFYRAAVRPAMLYGAEYWPVKNSHVQKLKVAEMRMLRWMCGFTRTDRVRNEIIREKLGVASVEDKLREVRLRWFGHVMRRGMDAPVRRCERLALEGFKRVRGKPKMYWRGMIRRDMEQLQLTENMTLDRKVWRKNTKLEG; encoded by the coding sequence gagtgcaagtttagtgactcgaggcaagaggacgACGTGGTAGTGAAGATGGAGTCGCAGACgatttgtaagagggatagttttaagtatttggggtctatgatccaggggaatggagagattgatgaggatgtctttcaccgtattggggcaggttggatgaaatggaggctagCCTCGGGAAGTTTATGCAATAAGAAAATGCCTCTCAAGCTTAAGGGTAAATTCTATAGAGCTGCGGTCCGGCCGGCCATGTTATATGGGGCGGAGTATTGGCCTGTTAAGAATTCTCAcgtccaaaagttaaaggtggcagaaatgagaatgttgcgttggatgtgcgGATTTACGAGGACTGACAGAgtcaggaatgagattattcgggagaagttgggagtggcttcggtggaggataagttgcgggaagtgaggttgagatggtttggccacgtgatgagaaggggcatggatgccccagttcgtaggtgtgagaggttggccttggagggTTTCAAGCGGGTTAGGGGTAAACCGAAGATGTACTGGAGAGGaatgattagacgtgacatggaacagttacagcttactgagaaCATGACCCTCGATAGAAAGGTTTGGAGGAAGAATACTAAGTTAGAGGGCTAA